Proteins encoded within one genomic window of Mesobacillus subterraneus:
- a CDS encoding aldehyde dehydrogenase family protein, with product MHSVEEVQKMSVMAPATGEIIAEIEETPVHEVPFFYQEARKAFGAWSSLAISERTGYLRKLKQLMVDEMDEIAKIISADTGKVLTESIVADIMPTLDAIDHIIKHAEKALSRQKVKTPLLLIGKKSFIEYMPRGVVLVISPWNYPLQLAMVPMISALAGGNSVILKPSEVTPLVGKCIEDLFRRSGFPEGTVQVAHGGKEVGAAFTSGKPDYIFFTGSVRTGKIIQQQAAKDLIPTTLELGGKDPMIVFEDANLDRAVKAAAWGAFTNSGQVCMSAERLYVERSIYGKFLEKLKKEVNSLHQGNDINSDVGSMTFPAQKDVVREQLNEALERGAKLETGLKPSDWKGDMFLPLTIITEVEQDMKIIQEESFGPLLPVVPFDTEEEAIAFANGTVYGLNASVWTQDKVKARRVSSRLVSGAVVINDVLITVANHGLPFGGTKESGIGRYHSEAGLRIFCHEKAIMEDMGFMKSEIQWYPYKGKYPLFLNLFKSYFAEKKRLAHFC from the coding sequence GTGCATTCAGTTGAAGAAGTGCAAAAGATGTCGGTTATGGCACCAGCAACAGGGGAGATTATTGCCGAAATCGAGGAGACGCCTGTCCATGAAGTTCCATTCTTCTATCAGGAGGCGAGGAAGGCTTTTGGGGCTTGGAGCAGTCTTGCCATTTCTGAGCGTACCGGATATTTAAGAAAGCTGAAGCAGCTGATGGTCGATGAAATGGATGAAATTGCAAAAATCATCTCAGCTGATACTGGTAAGGTATTGACAGAGTCAATTGTAGCAGATATCATGCCTACACTTGATGCGATCGACCATATAATTAAACATGCTGAAAAGGCACTTAGCAGGCAAAAGGTGAAAACACCATTATTGTTAATCGGTAAAAAATCCTTTATTGAATATATGCCACGTGGTGTCGTACTTGTCATTTCTCCCTGGAATTATCCGCTGCAGCTGGCGATGGTACCGATGATCAGCGCTCTGGCTGGAGGCAATTCTGTCATCCTGAAGCCATCAGAGGTAACTCCGCTTGTTGGTAAATGCATCGAAGACTTGTTCCGACGCTCAGGGTTCCCTGAAGGAACAGTACAGGTAGCGCATGGCGGCAAGGAAGTTGGCGCTGCTTTTACTTCGGGTAAGCCAGATTACATCTTCTTTACAGGCTCTGTCCGTACAGGGAAAATCATCCAGCAGCAGGCTGCGAAGGATTTGATTCCAACAACTCTGGAGCTCGGCGGCAAGGATCCGATGATTGTTTTTGAAGATGCCAATCTCGACAGGGCAGTTAAGGCAGCGGCATGGGGTGCCTTTACAAACAGCGGTCAGGTTTGTATGAGTGCTGAGCGGTTATATGTTGAAAGGTCAATATATGGGAAGTTCCTTGAAAAATTGAAAAAAGAAGTCAATTCCCTTCATCAAGGGAACGATATAAATTCTGATGTCGGTTCAATGACTTTTCCTGCCCAGAAAGACGTGGTGAGAGAACAGCTGAATGAAGCACTTGAACGGGGAGCGAAGTTGGAAACTGGATTGAAACCTTCTGATTGGAAGGGAGACATGTTCCTGCCGCTTACCATTATCACAGAAGTCGAGCAAGACATGAAAATCATCCAGGAAGAATCTTTCGGCCCATTGCTTCCTGTTGTTCCATTCGATACAGAAGAAGAAGCGATAGCATTTGCTAATGGAACCGTGTATGGCCTGAATGCAAGTGTCTGGACCCAGGATAAAGTGAAGGCACGTCGTGTCTCTTCCAGGCTTGTGTCTGGAGCTGTCGTTATTAATGATGTCCTCATTACCGTAGCCAACCATGGTCTTCCTTTTGGGGGAACCAAGGAAAGCGGCATTGGCCGTTATCATTCTGAGGCCGGCTTGAGAATCTTTTGTCATGAAAAAGCAATCATGGAAGACATGGGTTTCATGAAATCTGAAATTCAATGGTATCCGTATAAAGGGAAATATCCATTGTTCCTGAATTTATTTAAAAGCTATTTTGCCGAGAAAAAAAGATTGGCTCACTTTTGCTAA
- a CDS encoding SDR family oxidoreductase yields the protein MEYGYFFTGFPGFISNQLIREVLRKNDGKGKIHVLVLPNMVDKAETERAKIVEDFNLSESQFEIIKGDITISALAIDQEKQAQLESTVTHVFHLAAVYDLAVPKEIAYRVNVDGTRFVNEWAKTLRNLKRYTYFSTGYVAGKREGILYEDELIEPPGFKNFYEETKYEAEVLVESLKSEIPVTIIRPGIVKGHSGTGETIKFDSPYFIMNFIDRLSFMPFLPKLGKGDTVVNLVPVDYIIEATTYLTFADKGTGKTYHLTDPKPYKVSELYEMMMYELLKRQPKGSVPLSLAKGGLNFRMLRRYLGVEKEALDYFIWRGHFDSSQAQDDLKDSGITCPDFKEGIASMAAFYLENKNNPQYQINII from the coding sequence ATGGAGTACGGGTACTTTTTTACAGGATTTCCGGGATTCATCAGCAATCAATTGATTAGGGAAGTTTTACGGAAAAATGATGGTAAAGGAAAGATTCATGTTTTGGTGTTGCCTAATATGGTTGATAAGGCAGAGACTGAGAGAGCAAAAATCGTTGAGGATTTTAACCTGTCTGAAAGCCAGTTTGAGATTATCAAAGGCGATATTACAATATCAGCCCTGGCGATTGACCAGGAAAAGCAAGCACAGCTTGAGTCAACTGTAACGCATGTCTTCCATCTTGCAGCTGTATATGACCTTGCGGTTCCAAAGGAAATTGCTTATCGTGTGAATGTAGATGGAACAAGGTTCGTGAATGAATGGGCGAAAACCTTAAGAAATCTTAAGCGCTATACGTATTTCAGCACTGGATACGTTGCAGGCAAGCGGGAAGGTATATTGTATGAGGATGAATTGATCGAGCCTCCAGGTTTCAAAAACTTCTATGAAGAGACCAAGTATGAAGCTGAAGTCCTCGTAGAGTCATTGAAGTCAGAGATTCCTGTCACCATCATCAGGCCAGGAATTGTAAAAGGTCATTCCGGAACAGGAGAAACCATTAAGTTCGATAGCCCGTATTTCATCATGAATTTCATCGACCGCCTCAGCTTCATGCCATTCTTGCCAAAGCTTGGAAAAGGGGATACTGTTGTCAATCTGGTTCCAGTGGATTATATTATTGAGGCGACAACCTATTTAACCTTTGCTGATAAGGGAACAGGGAAAACCTATCATCTTACGGATCCTAAACCATACAAAGTGTCTGAGCTATATGAAATGATGATGTACGAATTGCTGAAGAGACAGCCTAAAGGTTCTGTACCACTGTCACTGGCAAAAGGAGGACTCAATTTCAGAATGCTCAGGAGGTATCTTGGAGTTGAAAAGGAAGCACTTGACTATTTTATATGGAGAGGCCATTTTGATTCTTCCCAGGCACAGGATGACTTAAAGGATTCAGGAATCACATGCCCGGATTTCAAAGAAGGGATTGCTTCTATGGCGGCTTTCTATCTAGAAAATAAAAATAATCCTCAATACCAAATAAACATTATATAA